CGGATCAGCCGGTCCCAGATCGTCTGTCCGTACCCCGACGGCGCGGCGCCACCGTCACCGTCCGGGGCGGCGAACTCGTGGATGGTCACGATCGCGGGCAGCTTCGGGTGCGCGTCCAGCACGCCCTGCGCCCAGCTCAGCCCCAGGTCGGACATCCGCCAGTCGAGCGCGAGCTGCAGCCACTCGCGTCCACCGCCGCTGAAGACGTGCGCGGTGTTGTACCCGCCGGGTGACGAGCTGCGGTACGTCTTCATCCGCCGCTGGTACGACGGCCCGAAGGCGCGCAGGTACGGCGTGTCGCCGCGCTGGTCGTCGGTCGAGCCGTTGATGTCGTGGTTGCCGGCGATCACGCTGTGCGGCAGCGCACCGAGCGAGCGGAAGACCCGGGCGGCGGGCTCGATCTCGTCGGCGCCGCCGTGCTCGACCACGTCACCGAGATGGGCGACGAAGGCGACGTTGCGCTCGCGGCGCTCGCGGACCAAGTACCGGAAGGTGGCGGTCAGCGGTTCGGGATCGATGCTGACGGCATCGAAAAGGTACTGGGTGTCCGGTACGACGGCCAGGGTGAAGCGGGGATCGACGGCATCGAAGCTCGCGGCGGTCCGGGCCTGCTCCTCGGGCGTCGCGGCCGCACTCGCCGGTACGGCGGCGCCGACCGCCGCGGCGGCGGGCGTCAGCGCGGCGGCCTGCAGCAACGCCCGGCGGCTCGGTCGAAGCGATGCGTCAGTCACGAGAACCTCTCTCAGTCAGTGGTGATTGCCCGCGACGCTAACGACGGGAGGTGTCCGCGGGGTGCCCGCCGGACGACACCCCCGTGCCGCACCGGGGAACACGCACCAGGATCGTCACCACCCGCTCACCAGCTGAAACTTTGGGCGACCGGTGCTGGTTCAGACCACGCGCTGAGGCGTGAACTGCATCCGCGGGTCGGCGTACGCCTCCTGCGACTCGACGAGCTGCAGCTCGCGCTCCCCCGACTCGTGGGTGCGGGTGAGCAGGTCGAAGACGCTCGACGTGGTCCGCGCCAGCGCCTCCGAGAGATCCGCCGTCCGGCGGTAGTGCGCCGTGAAGAGCGCGGCCGTCACATCGCCCGAGCCGTTCGCCTTCATCGGGATGTACGGCGTCTGCACGAGCCACGCGCCGCTGTCGTCGACGGCCAGCATCTCGATCGTGCCGTCCTCGCGGTCGGGACGCTCGACGCTCGTGACGAGCACCGTCCGCGGGCCGGTCGCGCGCACCAACTCCACCGACGCCAGCGTGGACTCCAGCGTGTCCGGCTCGGTGCCGGTCAGGAAGCCCAGCTCGAATTGGTTGGGCGTGATGATGTCCGCGGCCGGAACCACCCGGTCGCGCAGCAGCACCGGGATCGCCGGCGCGACGAAGCACCCGGACTTCGCGTTGCCCATCACCGGGTCGCAGGAGTACACCGCCGCGGGGTTCGCCGCCTTCACCCGCGCCACGGTCTCGAGGATCACGTCGGCGATCCCCTCGCCGCCCTGGTACCCCGAGAGCACCACGTCGATCTGCGGCAGCACACCGCGGTCCTCGATCCCCAGCAGGACCTCGCGGACGTCGTCCGGGCTGATCATCGGCCCGCGCCACGCGCCGTACCCGGTGTGGTTCGAGAAGTTCACCGTGTAGACCGGCAGCACCTCCACCCCGATGCGCTGAAGCGGGAACACGGCGGCGGAGTTGCCCACGTGCCCGAAGGCGACGGCGGACTGGATCGACAGGATCTTCACCGCTCGATCATGCCATCCCGGAACTCGAGTGGGACGTGGTGCCTCTCCCTGCCCCGCCCTCGGTCTCTCGACTTGTCGGTGCGCTGCTCTAGGTTCCTCGGTATGGCGGATTTCGTGCTGGTTCCGGGGGCGTGGCTGGGTGCGTGGGCGTGGGACGAGGTCGCCGACCTGCTCGAGGCCGCGGGGCATGACGTGCACCCGGTGACGCTGACCGGGCTGGCCGAGCTGCATCGGGCAGACTCGGCGCAGACTCCTCAGGCGCAGCACGTGGCCGACATCGTGGGCGTCGCCGACAAGCTGTCCGACGTGGTGATCGTCGGCCACAGCTACTCCGGCATCCCCGCCGGGCAGGCGGCGGCTGCTCTCGGAGACCGGTTGCGCCGGGTTGTGTACCTGGACTCCAACATCCCCGTGGACGGCCAGTCCTTCGCCGACGGATGGTCACCGGAGCGCCGCGCCTGGCTGGCGGGCCAGCTGGCCGAGTCAGGCGGCTTCTGGCCACCGCTGACCGCCGAGGACTACGCCGGCCAGGACCTCACCGACGAGCAGATCGCCACGATCGTCGAGCGCTCCACGCCGCACCCGGGCCGCGCGATCACCGAGCCGGCCGCGCTCCCCCGGCCGATCACCGAGCTGCCCACGACGTACGTGAAGTGCCTGATGGACGGCCCGACTCCGAGTACGCCGGTCCTGCAGCACCTCGAGTCACCGTCGTGGACCCTCGCCGAGCTGGACACCGGCCACTGGCCGATGTTCTCCCAACCCGCCGAGCTGGCCGAGCTCCTCATCAGCGTGAGCTGAGCAGCCTCTCGGCGTGGTCGAGGAACAGGTCGACCTCCTGCACGTCGTAGCCCTCGCGGAACAAACCACTGCTGCGGAACTGGACCTCGCGGATCTCGTCGGCGGTGACCGGCTCGCCGCCCGCGCGGCCGTCGACCGTCGCCTCGAGACGGGCGACGAAGGCGTCGACCTCGGCCACGTCGTACGCCTGCTGCCACTTGACTCGCCGGAACAGCGGGGTGTCCATCAGCTGTTGGCCGCGGCGAGCTGGCCGCAGGCGCCGTCGATCTCCTGGCCGCGGGTGTCGCGAACGGTGGTGGGGATGCCACCGGCCTGCAGGCGGCGGACGAACTCGCGCTCGTCGGCCGGGTCCGAGGCGGTCCACTTCGAGCCCGGCGTCGGGTTCAGCGGGATCAGGTTGACGTGCACCCAGCCCCAGTCGCCGCGGGCGGCCAGCTTCTCGGCCAGCAGGTCCGCGCGCCAGGCGTGGTCGTTGATGTCGCGGATCATCGCGTACTCGATCGAGACCCGGCGCTTGGTCTTCTCGGCGTACGCCCAGGCGGCGTCGAGCACCTCGTCGACCTTCCACCGGTTGTTGATCGGGACCAGTTCGTCGCGCAGCTCGTCGTCCGGCGCGTGCAGTGACAACGCCAGGGTGACCGGGATGCCCTCGTCGGCCAGCTGGTTGATCCGCGGCACCAGCCCGACGGTCGACACGGTGACGCCACGGGCCGAGATGCCCAGGCCCTCCGGCGACGGGGCGGTGAAGCGGCGGACCGCACCGATCACGGCCTTGTAGTTGGCCATCGGCTCACCCATGCCCATGAACACGATGTTGTTGACCCGGCCCGGGCCACCCTCGATCTCACCGCGGGACAGCGCGCGGGCACCGTCGACGACCTGCTCGACGATCTCGGCGGTGGACATGTTCCGCGTCAGGCCGGCCTGGCCGGTCGCGCAGAACGGGCAGGCCATGCCACAGCCCGCCTGGGACGAGACGCACATCGTGGTCCGGTCGGTGTAGCGCATCAGCACGGACTCGACCAGCGAGCCGTCGAGCAGCTTCCACAGCGACTTGCGGGTCTGGCCGTTGTCGCACTCCAGGTCGCGGACCTTGGTGAGCAGCGGCGGCAGCAGGTCGGCCGCCAGCTTGTCGCGAGTCGCGGCCGGCAGATCGGTCATCTCGGCCGGGTCGGACACCAGCCGGGAGAAGTAGTGGTTCGACAGCTGCTTGGCCCGGAACGCGGGCTCCCCCAGCGCCACCACGGCGGCCTTGCGCTCCTCCCCGCTGAGGTCGGCCAGGTGCCGCGGCGGCTTCTTGGCACGGCGCGGTTCATCGAAAACGAGCGGGAGGGAGGTAGTCATCGCCCTCGATTGTCCCTCGCCGCCGACCGCTTTCACAAATTCACCCGCGGCCAGGACGGCGAGTTCGGCGCAGGCGACACCTGGCGCCCGCCCGCGGAGCGGGCGGGCGACTAGTCGGTGGGCTGCTCCGGTGCTGGATCTTTCCGGTCCGAGTGCCCGAGCTTCCGGCCGGGCGCGATCCGGTCCCGCACCAGCTGCTTCAGCAGCGGGATCTCGGCGAATCCACCCTCGGCCTTCCGCGACCAGAGCGTCTCCCCGTCGAGCCGAATGTCGAACACCCCGCCGGTCGCCGGCATCAGCGCGACCTCCCCCAGCTCCTGCGGGAACGTGGTCAGCAACTCCTGCGCCGTCCACGCCGCCCGCATCAACCACCGGCACTGGGTGCAGTACTCGATCTCCAACCGCGGCTGCCTCGTCACCCGGCCAGTATCGACGGTCAGGCCGAGTAGCCCTTCGGCGGGATCAGCGTGGCGAGCTGGTTGAAGGTCAGCCAGTACGTCGCCGTCGGAGCGAAGCCGGCCGGGTCGGCGATCAGCACGGTCATGTCGGCGGAGTCGTACCCGATCACCGTGAAGTAGTGGTAGATCGTGTAGTTCGGGTACCCCGGCGGGTGGTTGCTGGCCGGCGCGACGATGTTGGCCACGATCGGGTAGTTGTTGTCGATGTCGAGCACAATGTCGTTCCACAGCAGGTCGCGCTGACCCTGCGTGGGCGGGTCGTTCGGCATCTCCTTCGTCTCGTACCAGCCGGTGCCGAGGTGGTTGTTGAGTACTCGCGTCACCTGGCCGATCCAGTCGGTGCCGTTCGTGGTGGTCGGGAGCTCGTTGGCCAGCTGCTGCTGACTCGGCGCGGCGATCCGCGCCGACAGGGCGATCCGTGTCGCGGCCGGACCACACCAGTAGCCGGTCTCCTGGTACTGGAAGTCCACCTGCAGGGTCTTCGCGGTCAGCGTCTTCGTAGCGCCGCTGGGAATCGCCTTCGCGGCGACCGGCTCGACAGCCACCGCCGGTCCGGCCGCCGGCATCAGCAACGCACCGGTCAGCACCAGACCGCTGAGCACGGCTTGCACTTTCTTGCTCATCTCAGCTCCTCACAGTCGCCCCCGATGACCGGGCGTGGCCACCCAAGCACCCAGTGCAGTCGCATTCGGCGGCGATGTAAAGGACTAACTGACATCAAGTTTCCAGCGTTGCTTCTTTTCGAGGACGGCGGTGCTTCTTTCGACAAGGAATGGCAAGCCTTGACCGTGCCGTTGGACTCTGCATCATGACTTCCTCGCTGCGCGGTGTCCCCCTGTCGATCCTCGACCGCTCGCGGACCCGCGCGGGCGAGACCGAGGCGGAGACCCTGCGCGGCACGGTCCGGCTCGCGCAGCAGGTCGAGGAGCTCGGCTACCACCGTTTCTGGGTCTCCGAGCACCACAGCGTGCCCGGCGTGGTCGGCTCAGCGCCGACCGTCCTGGCCGCGGCGGTCGCAGCCTCCACCGAGCGGATCCGGGTCGGTACCGGCGGCGTGATGCTGCCCAATCACCAGCCGCTGGTCGTGGCGGAGCAGTTCGGCGTACTGGAGTCGCTGTATCCCGGCCGCATCGACATGGGCCTCGGCCGGTCGGTCGGCTTCACCAACGGGATCCGCCGCGCGCTCGGCGTGGAGAAGGACGCGGCCGAGGACTTCACCGACCAGGTCCGCGAACTGCTCGGCTACTTCACCGGCACCCAGCGGAACCACCCGCAGGTGCATGCCCGACCAGGCGAGGGACTGCGCGTACCGGCGTACGTGCTGGCGATCGGCGAGGGCGCCCAGCTTGCCGCCTCGCTTGGCCTGCCGCTGGTCATCGCGGGTGCCCGCGGCGAGTCGGCCCTGCTCGATTCGGTGTCTCGCTACCGCTCGGACTTCACGCCGTCAGCCTGGGCGGAGCGGCCGTACGTCGTACTGGCGGCTACTGCGGCGGTTGCCTCGACGCGTGAGGCGGCTCGGCAGCTGCTGTTGCCTGAGGCATGGTCCAGCGCCTACTCCCGGACGCGTGGGGTCTTCCCGCCGCTGGAGCCTCTGGATCTGCAGCGAGAGATGAGCGCCAAGGAACGCGGCTTCTTCGAGCAGTCGCTGCAGGGCCAGATCTACGGCACACCGGACGAAGTGGATCTGGCGTTGGGAGGCTTGGTCGAGCGCACCGGCGCCGACGAGCTGTTGATCACGACGAACACCTACGACCGGGCCGACCTGCTGGAGAACTACCGCTTATTGGCCGAGCTCGCCGGTCTCCGTGTCAGTCACTGATCCGCGCGAGCAGACTCTTCCGTACGTCGGGCCACTCGTCGGACAGGATCGAGAACACGACCGTGTCGCGCCAACTGCCGTCCGGCTGCTTGATGTGCCGGCGCAGCACGCCTTCGCGGGTCGCGCCGAGCTTCGCGATCGCCGCCTGCGACCGGGTGTTCACCAGGCTGGTCTGGATCTTCACACGGTTGAAGCCACAGTCCTCGAACGCGTGCTGGAGCATCAGGAGCTTGCACGACGGGTTGACCGCCGTACCCCAGACGGCCGGCGCGTAGCCGGTCCAGCCGAGGTGGACGCGCTCGTTGGCCAGGTCGACGTCGCCGAGGCTCGTCGTCCCGACGACGGTGCCTTCGGCCCCCAGTTCGGAGTCCTTGGCCAGCCGTACGACGTACGCCGTCCTCAGTTTGGTCCACCGCTCGAGCATCTGCTCGGCGTCGGCCGGGCGGCCCGCCGGCCCGCCGCCGAAGCCGGCGGCGTACACGCGGTCGTCGTCGATCGCGGCGTACAGCTGATCGATGTCAGAGGCAACGAAACGGTCGAGGCGTACGAGGTCGCCGACCAGTGGGCGGCCGTCCGGAGCGATGGTCATGGCACCAGCCAACCTCCGCAACGGCGGCCGGTCAAACCAAAAGGTGGAGCAGCAGCCAGACGGCCGGAGCCGTGGCCAGCAGGGAGTCCAGGCGGTCCATCACACCGCCGTGGCCCGGCAGCAGGTTGGACATGTCCTTGATGCCGAGGTCGCGCTTGATCATCGACTCGCCGAGGTCGCCGACCGTTGCCGTCAGCACCGCCACGGCCCCCACGATCGCGCCGGCCCACCAGTTGCCGTCGAGCAGCCAGACGACCGAGCCGATCCCGGCGCCGATGCAGGCCAGCGCCGAACCGGCGAAGCCCTCCCAGGACTTCTTCGGGCTGATCGTCGGCGCCATCGGGTGCTTGCCGAACAGCACGCCGGCCACGTAGCCGCCGACGTCGCTGGCGACCACGACCAGGAAGAACGTCACGACCCGCTGCGGCCCGTCGGCGTCCGGCTGGACCAGCAGGACGGCGAACCCGGCGAGCAGCGGAATGTAGGCGAGCAGGAACACCCCGGCGGTGACGTCGCGGACGAAACCGATCGAGCCGCTCGGCATCCGCCAGAAGATCGTCGCCAGCACGGTCAGCGCGAGGCCGACCAGCAGCGCCATCGGCCCACCGAAGTACGCCGCCACCAGCATCGCCGTCGTCCCGACGAGCACCGGGATCCGCGGGATCGCCGCGCCGCTGGTCTTCAGCGCGCGGATCATCTCGTCGACGGCGACCAGCACCGCGGCGAGCACCACGAGGACGAACAGC
The Kribbella italica DNA segment above includes these coding regions:
- the pdxY gene encoding pyridoxal kinase PdxY; its protein translation is MKILSIQSAVAFGHVGNSAAVFPLQRIGVEVLPVYTVNFSNHTGYGAWRGPMISPDDVREVLLGIEDRGVLPQIDVVLSGYQGGEGIADVILETVARVKAANPAAVYSCDPVMGNAKSGCFVAPAIPVLLRDRVVPAADIITPNQFELGFLTGTEPDTLESTLASVELVRATGPRTVLVTSVERPDREDGTIEMLAVDDSGAWLVQTPYIPMKANGSGDVTAALFTAHYRRTADLSEALARTTSSVFDLLTRTHESGERELQLVESQEAYADPRMQFTPQRVV
- a CDS encoding alpha/beta fold hydrolase; the encoded protein is MADFVLVPGAWLGAWAWDEVADLLEAAGHDVHPVTLTGLAELHRADSAQTPQAQHVADIVGVADKLSDVVIVGHSYSGIPAGQAAAALGDRLRRVVYLDSNIPVDGQSFADGWSPERRAWLAGQLAESGGFWPPLTAEDYAGQDLTDEQIATIVERSTPHPGRAITEPAALPRPITELPTTYVKCLMDGPTPSTPVLQHLESPSWTLAELDTGHWPMFSQPAELAELLISVS
- a CDS encoding DivIVA domain-containing protein, producing the protein MDTPLFRRVKWQQAYDVAEVDAFVARLEATVDGRAGGEPVTADEIREVQFRSSGLFREGYDVQEVDLFLDHAERLLSSR
- the rlmN gene encoding 23S rRNA (adenine(2503)-C(2))-methyltransferase RlmN, producing the protein MTTSLPLVFDEPRRAKKPPRHLADLSGEERKAAVVALGEPAFRAKQLSNHYFSRLVSDPAEMTDLPAATRDKLAADLLPPLLTKVRDLECDNGQTRKSLWKLLDGSLVESVLMRYTDRTTMCVSSQAGCGMACPFCATGQAGLTRNMSTAEIVEQVVDGARALSRGEIEGGPGRVNNIVFMGMGEPMANYKAVIGAVRRFTAPSPEGLGISARGVTVSTVGLVPRINQLADEGIPVTLALSLHAPDDELRDELVPINNRWKVDEVLDAAWAYAEKTKRRVSIEYAMIRDINDHAWRADLLAEKLAARGDWGWVHVNLIPLNPTPGSKWTASDPADEREFVRRLQAGGIPTTVRDTRGQEIDGACGQLAAANS
- a CDS encoding SelT/SelW/SelH family protein, encoding MTRQPRLEIEYCTQCRWLMRAAWTAQELLTTFPQELGEVALMPATGGVFDIRLDGETLWSRKAEGGFAEIPLLKQLVRDRIAPGRKLGHSDRKDPAPEQPTD
- a CDS encoding C39 family peptidase, producing MSKKVQAVLSGLVLTGALLMPAAGPAVAVEPVAAKAIPSGATKTLTAKTLQVDFQYQETGYWCGPAATRIALSARIAAPSQQQLANELPTTTNGTDWIGQVTRVLNNHLGTGWYETKEMPNDPPTQGQRDLLWNDIVLDIDNNYPIVANIVAPASNHPPGYPNYTIYHYFTVIGYDSADMTVLIADPAGFAPTATYWLTFNQLATLIPPKGYSA
- a CDS encoding LLM class flavin-dependent oxidoreductase yields the protein MTSSLRGVPLSILDRSRTRAGETEAETLRGTVRLAQQVEELGYHRFWVSEHHSVPGVVGSAPTVLAAAVAASTERIRVGTGGVMLPNHQPLVVAEQFGVLESLYPGRIDMGLGRSVGFTNGIRRALGVEKDAAEDFTDQVRELLGYFTGTQRNHPQVHARPGEGLRVPAYVLAIGEGAQLAASLGLPLVIAGARGESALLDSVSRYRSDFTPSAWAERPYVVLAATAAVASTREAARQLLLPEAWSSAYSRTRGVFPPLEPLDLQREMSAKERGFFEQSLQGQIYGTPDEVDLALGGLVERTGADELLITTNTYDRADLLENYRLLAELAGLRVSH
- a CDS encoding GNAT family N-acetyltransferase, which gives rise to MTIAPDGRPLVGDLVRLDRFVASDIDQLYAAIDDDRVYAAGFGGGPAGRPADAEQMLERWTKLRTAYVVRLAKDSELGAEGTVVGTTSLGDVDLANERVHLGWTGYAPAVWGTAVNPSCKLLMLQHAFEDCGFNRVKIQTSLVNTRSQAAIAKLGATREGVLRRHIKQPDGSWRDTVVFSILSDEWPDVRKSLLARISD
- a CDS encoding phosphatidate cytidylyltransferase, giving the protein MGLDQSPPVPSRAGRNLPAAIGVGVGLGAVIIGSLFWQKSLFVLVVLAAVLVAVDEMIRALKTSGAAIPRIPVLVGTTAMLVAAYFGGPMALLVGLALTVLATIFWRMPSGSIGFVRDVTAGVFLLAYIPLLAGFAVLLVQPDADGPQRVVTFFLVVVASDVGGYVAGVLFGKHPMAPTISPKKSWEGFAGSALACIGAGIGSVVWLLDGNWWAGAIVGAVAVLTATVGDLGESMIKRDLGIKDMSNLLPGHGGVMDRLDSLLATAPAVWLLLHLLV